A single Symbiobacterium thermophilum IAM 14863 DNA region contains:
- the recR gene encoding recombination mediator RecR: MMYYAEPIARLIEELTKLPGIGPKTAQRLAFHILHMEPSVVEGIARTLVEARAKVKYCSVCCNLTDQDPCQICADDGRDHSTICVVQEPRDVVAMEKTREYHGVYHVLHGALNPMEGIGIDDIRVKELVARLGDGRVQEVILCTNPNTEGETTAMYIARYIKPLGVKVTRIARGLPMGGDLEYADEVTLAKALEGRREI; this comes from the coding sequence ATCATGTACTACGCCGAGCCCATCGCCCGCCTGATCGAGGAGCTGACGAAGCTGCCGGGGATCGGCCCCAAAACCGCGCAGCGGCTCGCCTTTCACATCCTCCACATGGAGCCCAGCGTGGTCGAGGGGATCGCCCGCACGCTGGTGGAAGCCCGCGCAAAGGTGAAGTACTGTTCGGTCTGCTGCAACCTGACCGACCAGGATCCCTGCCAGATCTGCGCCGACGACGGCCGCGACCACAGCACCATCTGCGTCGTGCAGGAGCCGCGCGACGTCGTGGCGATGGAGAAGACCCGGGAGTACCACGGGGTGTACCACGTGCTCCACGGCGCCCTGAACCCGATGGAGGGGATCGGCATTGACGACATCCGGGTGAAGGAGCTGGTGGCCCGCCTGGGCGACGGGCGGGTGCAGGAGGTCATCCTGTGCACCAACCCCAACACCGAGGGCGAGACCACGGCGATGTACATCGCCCGGTACATCAAGCCGCTGGGCGTGAAGGTCACCCGCATCGCCCGTGGCCTGCCCATGGGCGGCGACCTGGAGTACGCCGACGAGGTGACGCTGGCCAAGGCCCTGGAGGGGCGCCGGGAGATCTAG
- the gltX gene encoding glutamate--tRNA ligase, which translates to MTVRVRIAPSPTGPIHVGNVHTALFNWLFARHHGGKFILRFEDTDLERSRPEWEQVIFEDLKWLGIDWDEGPDIGGPYGPYRQTERLDLYRKYAQQLLESGHVYKCYCTKEEEDADRREAQAAGRPYQYKGRCRDLTPEQQAAFEAEGRKPVLRFRVPRGEVIRFNDLVRGPIEVPTDSIGDFIIMRANGMPLYNFAVVVDDVTMNITHVLRGEGHIPNTPVQILIYQALGFPVPEFGHLGHMTNPERGKLSKRKGEAAIRDYREQGYLPEAMLNFMSLLGWTPPGAESGREFLTKEELIREFDLSRVTKASSVFDRNKLNWMNGVYIRKKSLEEFAELALPFVVSAGLCTEEQARARWDWFKEVMAQVHERVETLAEIPQHVDIFLKDEIEMDEKAARKFLTEAVKPFFQRVSEGLRSVEWSVPAIEQLVRSIQEEMGLTPKESFQPIRVAITGRTASPGLFETIYLIGRERVLERMAPYC; encoded by the coding sequence ATGACCGTTCGCGTACGCATCGCACCGAGCCCCACCGGTCCCATCCACGTGGGCAACGTGCACACCGCTCTGTTCAACTGGCTTTTCGCCCGACACCACGGCGGGAAGTTCATTCTGCGGTTTGAGGACACCGATCTGGAGCGGTCGCGGCCCGAGTGGGAGCAGGTGATCTTCGAGGATCTGAAGTGGCTGGGCATCGACTGGGACGAGGGCCCCGACATCGGCGGCCCGTACGGTCCCTACCGGCAGACCGAGCGGCTCGACCTATATCGCAAGTACGCCCAGCAGCTGCTGGAGAGCGGGCACGTGTACAAGTGCTACTGCACGAAGGAGGAGGAGGACGCCGACCGCCGCGAGGCCCAGGCCGCCGGCCGGCCGTACCAGTACAAGGGGCGCTGCCGCGACCTCACCCCCGAGCAGCAGGCGGCCTTCGAGGCGGAGGGTCGCAAGCCCGTGCTGCGCTTCCGGGTTCCCCGGGGCGAGGTGATCCGGTTCAACGACCTGGTCCGCGGCCCCATCGAGGTGCCTACCGACTCCATCGGGGACTTCATCATCATGCGCGCCAACGGCATGCCGCTGTACAACTTCGCGGTGGTCGTGGACGACGTCACGATGAACATCACCCACGTGCTGCGCGGCGAGGGGCACATCCCCAACACGCCGGTGCAGATCCTCATCTACCAGGCCCTGGGCTTCCCGGTTCCGGAGTTCGGTCACCTCGGCCACATGACCAACCCCGAGCGGGGCAAGCTGTCCAAGCGCAAGGGCGAGGCGGCGATTCGCGACTACCGGGAGCAGGGGTACCTGCCCGAGGCCATGCTCAACTTCATGAGCCTCCTGGGCTGGACGCCGCCCGGCGCCGAGTCGGGCCGGGAGTTCCTCACCAAGGAGGAGCTGATCCGCGAGTTCGACCTCAGCCGGGTGACGAAGGCGTCGTCGGTCTTTGACCGCAACAAGCTCAACTGGATGAACGGGGTCTACATCCGGAAGAAGAGCCTGGAGGAGTTCGCGGAGCTGGCCCTGCCCTTCGTGGTGAGCGCCGGCCTCTGCACGGAGGAGCAGGCCCGGGCCAGATGGGACTGGTTCAAGGAGGTCATGGCCCAGGTCCACGAGCGGGTGGAGACCCTGGCCGAGATCCCGCAGCACGTGGACATCTTCCTGAAGGATGAGATCGAGATGGACGAGAAGGCGGCGCGGAAGTTCCTCACCGAGGCGGTGAAGCCCTTCTTCCAGCGGGTGTCCGAGGGGCTGCGCTCGGTGGAGTGGAGCGTGCCGGCCATTGAGCAGCTGGTGCGCTCCATCCAGGAGGAAATGGGCCTGACGCCGAAGGAGAGCTTCCAGCCGATCCGGGTCGCCATCACCGGCCGAACGGCCAGCCCGGGCCTCTTTGAGACCATCTACCTGATCGGCCGCGAG
- a CDS encoding peptide ABC transporter substrate-binding protein produces the protein MRRRRPPLCLTLAVAGLLLGGCVAAAQPDPAALAARAAPSPVSPASAEVRLHLPVEPVTLDPARTAEAVLLDVVGNLMEGLVAPEGTMESPGGVAERWESADHRQFTFYLRPEARWSDGVPVTAHDFVRAWLHLLDPAEGAVNAHLLYEVAGAEAYNGLDPADPDFAEQAAALREGVQVVAVDDRTLQVTLKAPNPEWPRYTGHPALAPRRADLPFGAVSNGPFVLAGSGAGGLRLERNPYYWNRSAVQLDAVTYHVEPDPYQALRLFQLGHLHLVLLPADLAAQVPGAQAMAQPATMGLVFNAGQPRLAHSGLRTAIALALDVQRLTAEAVGEAGLPALTLVPPSLGGGWPPAEAVSGGAPGEAGAHGLWSQGSLVGELLSGALPGAELQEARRLWGEARAELGLDRVTLTLLHAEEAGALAGAVKRSLEERLDGLTVELHTVPFAQRLERVRFGQFDLVLQGWVADHDDPMALLAPFTTAHPGNAARWVSADYDALVAAAGAAAGSGRAAVLRQAEQLLLSEAPVVPVYHPLRHWAVRPELEGMQVRPLGARFDLRQARLAVAPPG, from the coding sequence TTGCGACGGCGCCGGCCCCCGCTGTGCCTGACGCTGGCAGTTGCGGGCCTGCTGCTGGGCGGCTGCGTGGCTGCCGCCCAGCCTGACCCCGCAGCCCTGGCCGCAAGGGCTGCACCCTCTCCGGTTTCCCCCGCCTCCGCTGAGGTGCGCCTGCACCTGCCGGTGGAGCCGGTGACGCTGGATCCTGCCCGGACCGCCGAGGCCGTCCTCCTGGACGTGGTGGGCAACCTCATGGAGGGGCTGGTTGCTCCCGAAGGCACGATGGAATCGCCCGGGGGCGTGGCAGAACGCTGGGAATCGGCGGACCACCGTCAGTTCACCTTCTACCTGCGGCCGGAGGCCCGCTGGAGCGACGGCGTGCCGGTGACGGCCCACGACTTCGTCCGCGCCTGGCTTCACCTGCTGGACCCGGCGGAGGGGGCGGTGAACGCCCACCTGCTATACGAGGTTGCCGGGGCCGAGGCCTACAACGGGCTGGACCCGGCCGACCCGGACTTCGCCGAGCAGGCGGCTGCCCTGCGGGAAGGGGTGCAGGTGGTCGCGGTGGATGACCGTACGTTGCAGGTGACCCTGAAGGCCCCCAACCCCGAATGGCCCCGCTACACCGGCCACCCGGCCCTCGCCCCCCGCCGGGCCGACCTGCCGTTCGGCGCGGTGAGCAACGGGCCCTTCGTCCTGGCAGGCTCCGGGGCCGGGGGGCTGCGACTGGAGCGCAATCCTTACTACTGGAACCGCTCGGCCGTCCAGCTGGACGCCGTGACCTACCACGTGGAACCCGATCCGTACCAGGCGCTGCGCCTGTTCCAGCTGGGCCACCTCCACCTGGTCCTGCTGCCGGCCGACCTGGCCGCCCAGGTGCCCGGCGCACAGGCCATGGCCCAGCCGGCCACCATGGGGCTGGTGTTCAACGCCGGCCAGCCGCGGCTGGCCCACAGCGGGCTGCGCACGGCCATCGCCCTGGCCCTGGACGTCCAAAGGCTCACGGCCGAAGCGGTGGGGGAGGCCGGGCTGCCGGCCCTGACCCTGGTCCCGCCGTCGCTGGGCGGCGGCTGGCCGCCCGCGGAAGCCGTGTCTGGGGGGGCGCCTGGGGAGGCCGGGGCCCACGGGCTGTGGTCGCAGGGTTCGCTGGTCGGTGAGCTCCTGTCCGGGGCCCTGCCCGGCGCGGAGCTGCAGGAGGCGCGGCGGCTTTGGGGCGAGGCCCGGGCCGAACTGGGGCTTGACCGCGTCACGCTGACCCTGCTGCACGCGGAGGAGGCCGGCGCCCTGGCCGGGGCCGTCAAGCGCTCGCTGGAGGAGCGGCTGGACGGGCTGACCGTGGAGCTGCACACGGTGCCCTTCGCCCAGCGGCTGGAACGGGTGCGCTTCGGTCAGTTTGACCTGGTGCTGCAGGGCTGGGTGGCGGACCACGACGACCCGATGGCGCTGCTGGCCCCGTTTACCACCGCCCACCCGGGCAATGCCGCCCGCTGGGTCAGCGCCGACTACGACGCCCTCGTGGCCGCGGCGGGGGCGGCCGCGGGTTCGGGGCGGGCCGCGGTGCTCCGGCAGGCGGAGCAACTGCTCCTCAGCGAGGCGCCTGTGGTGCCGGTCTATCATCCGCTGCGCCACTGGGCCGTGCGCCCGGAGCTGGAGGGGATGCAGGTGCGGCCGCTGGGCGCGCGGTTCGACCTGCGCCAGGCCCGGCTGGCCGTGGCGCCGCCGGGTTAG
- the dnaX gene encoding DNA polymerase III subunit gamma/tau, whose translation MAHLALYREYRPQRFGEVVGQEHITRTLRNAIVQGRLHHAYLLSGPRGTGKTTVARILAKAVNCLNPQDGEPCNECEACRRITSGEALDLIEIDAASNRGIDEIRDLRDKVNFAPVELKYKVYIIDEVHMLTEPAFNALLKTLEEPPAHVLFVLATTEKQKLPITILSRCQAFDYRRLSADEIVARLREVCGKQGLKASPEALAAIARHADGGMRDALSLLDQVMAYAAEGEITLDMTLAVLGTAPLDQFLALDGHLLRGDVGAALLWLDEMVRAGKDLRQLVRDYLAHLRDLLLVKLEAGAQVLGLPAEALEQMRARAEPFAERQLIRAIRLLGQAETELRLSPSPRLLVEVALIRLTGLFTGAAADEGEDDGTAAEAAAPSRRRRQEHGEVRPQGASQATAPGPAGPGDPGEPAGGQATTPSAPAPVGAGVDRVVEAWEQVLGLVRKARTSTYHLLSTTARIGGLRGNRLFLVANSQVFAQLLRRPEDKRIIEKALERAGLSGLQVEILAADEAQGKLAGLAPAAPGAEEKPAAERPDAAAEGDGPLMERLRSIFPPDLIHEEDEEGS comes from the coding sequence TTGGCCCACCTTGCACTGTATCGCGAGTACCGGCCTCAACGGTTCGGCGAAGTGGTCGGACAGGAGCATATCACCCGCACCCTGCGCAACGCGATCGTGCAGGGCAGGCTCCACCATGCCTATCTGCTGTCCGGCCCGCGCGGCACGGGCAAGACCACGGTCGCCCGCATCCTGGCCAAGGCGGTCAACTGCCTGAACCCGCAGGACGGTGAGCCCTGCAACGAGTGCGAGGCCTGCCGGCGCATCACGTCGGGCGAGGCGCTTGACCTGATCGAGATCGACGCGGCCTCCAACCGCGGCATCGACGAGATCCGCGACCTGCGGGACAAGGTCAACTTTGCCCCGGTTGAGCTGAAGTACAAGGTGTATATCATCGACGAGGTGCACATGCTGACCGAGCCGGCCTTCAACGCGCTGCTGAAGACGCTGGAGGAGCCCCCGGCGCATGTGCTCTTCGTGCTGGCGACCACCGAGAAGCAGAAGCTGCCCATCACCATCCTCTCCCGCTGCCAGGCCTTCGACTACCGGCGGCTGTCCGCGGACGAGATCGTGGCACGGCTGCGGGAGGTGTGCGGGAAGCAGGGACTCAAGGCCAGCCCGGAGGCCCTGGCGGCCATTGCCCGCCACGCCGACGGCGGCATGCGCGACGCCCTGTCGCTGCTGGACCAGGTGATGGCCTACGCCGCCGAGGGCGAGATCACCCTCGACATGACCCTGGCCGTGCTGGGCACGGCCCCGCTGGACCAGTTCCTGGCCCTGGACGGCCACCTGCTCCGGGGGGACGTGGGCGCGGCGCTGCTCTGGCTGGACGAGATGGTGCGCGCGGGCAAGGACCTGCGGCAGCTGGTGCGGGACTACCTGGCGCACCTGCGCGACCTGCTGCTGGTCAAGCTGGAGGCCGGCGCCCAGGTGCTCGGCCTGCCCGCGGAGGCCCTGGAGCAGATGCGGGCCCGGGCCGAGCCGTTCGCGGAGCGGCAGCTCATCCGGGCGATCCGACTGCTGGGGCAGGCGGAGACGGAGCTGCGGCTCTCCCCGTCCCCGCGCCTGCTGGTGGAGGTGGCCCTGATCCGGCTGACCGGGCTGTTTACCGGTGCGGCCGCGGACGAAGGAGAGGACGACGGAACCGCCGCGGAGGCTGCCGCGCCTTCCCGGCGGCGCCGGCAGGAGCACGGCGAGGTCCGGCCGCAGGGCGCTTCGCAGGCGACGGCGCCGGGCCCCGCGGGCCCGGGCGACCCGGGCGAACCGGCCGGCGGCCAGGCGACGACCCCTTCCGCCCCGGCGCCCGTCGGGGCCGGCGTGGACCGGGTGGTGGAAGCCTGGGAGCAGGTGCTGGGTCTCGTCCGGAAGGCCAGAACCAGCACCTATCACCTGCTCTCCACCACGGCGCGCATCGGGGGCCTGCGCGGTAACCGGCTGTTCCTGGTGGCCAACTCGCAGGTCTTCGCCCAGCTCCTCCGGCGGCCGGAGGACAAGCGGATCATTGAGAAGGCCCTGGAGCGTGCGGGGCTGAGCGGCCTGCAGGTGGAGATCCTCGCCGCGGACGAGGCCCAGGGGAAGCTCGCCGGGCTCGCCCCGGCGGCGCCCGGCGCGGAGGAGAAGCCCGCGGCGGAGCGGCCGGATGCGGCCGCCGAGGGGGACGGTCCGCTCATGGAGCGGTTGCGGAGCATTTTTCCCCCAGACCTGATTCACGAAGAAGATGAGGAGGGCTCCTGA
- a CDS encoding YbaB/EbfC family nucleoid-associated protein yields MFPGGGNMQQIMRQVQKMQKKMAEAQEEIAKMTVEGTAGGGSVRVTVTGDRRVTEVKLAPEVVDPDDIEMLQDLIVAAISDGMKKAEELAEAEMKKVIPGGLPSFPGLF; encoded by the coding sequence ATGTTTCCGGGTGGCGGTAACATGCAGCAGATCATGCGGCAGGTCCAGAAGATGCAGAAGAAGATGGCCGAGGCGCAGGAAGAGATTGCCAAGATGACCGTGGAGGGCACCGCGGGCGGCGGCAGCGTGCGCGTGACCGTCACCGGTGACCGGCGGGTAACGGAGGTGAAGCTGGCGCCGGAGGTCGTGGACCCCGACGACATCGAGATGCTCCAGGATCTGATCGTGGCGGCGATCAGCGACGGGATGAAGAAGGCCGAGGAGCTGGCTGAGGCCGAGATGAAGAAAGTGATCCCGGGCGGGTTGCCCAGCTTCCCCGGCCTGTTCTGA